The DNA sequence ACCTCGTCGGACATCTGGGCGGCCGCGGCGGCTGCCCGGCCGGAGGACGTCGGGCGGCTGCTGGACGGGCAGCCGGGGTTGGCGGCCGAACGAGGTGGCCCGTTCCGGTGGCGGCCGCTGTTCTACCTCGCCTACTCGCGGTTCGACCCGGCCGTGCCGGTGGAGCGGGTCCTCGCGGTCGCGCGGCGGCTGCTCGACGCCGGTGCGGACCCGAACGACGGCTACCTCTTCGACGGCCTGCCGTCGCCCTTCACGGTGCTGACCGGGGTGTTCGGGCACGGGGAGCTGGGCAGTCGCCGTCAGCCGCCGCACCCGCGGTGGCGGGCGTTGGGCCGGTTGCTGCTGGAGGCGGGCGCGGATCCGAATGACGCGCAGGCCCTGTACAACAGGATGTTCGAGCCGGACGACTCGCACTTGGAGTTGCTGTTCGACCACGGGCTCGGCACCGGGGACGGCGGCCCGTGGCGGACGCGCATCGCGGAGCTGGACTCGCCGGCGCGGTTGCTGCGCGTCCAGCTCCGCTGGGCGGTCGAGCACCACCAGGCCGCCCGCGTGCGGCTGCTGGTGGAGCACGGCGTCGACTTCCACTCCCCGTTCGAGGGGGACGGGCCCGCGTGGAGCCCCGGCGACGGCAGGACGCCGGTCGAGCTGGCCCAGCTCGGCGGTGACCGGGAGATCGCCGACCACCTCCTCGCCCGAGGTGCCACGCCGCCCGGCCCCGATCCGGTGCGCGAGCTGATCGCCGCCGCGTTCCGAGCCGACCGGTCCGCGGTCGACCGACTCCGCTCCGACCACCCCGATGTCGTGGCGCGGGCCCGCCGCGGTCGGCCCGGCCTCGTCGTGTGGGCGGCGGCTCGGGCAGGCGGCGAGGCGGTGGCGCTGCTGGTGGAACTCGGCTTCGACGTGAACGCCTACGGTCGCGGTGACGCCCCGGTCGAAGAGGCGTGGGAGACGGCGTTGCACCACAGCGCGATGGCGGGCGACGTCGAGCTCACGCGCCGGCTGCTGGACCTGGGTGCCGACCCCGACCTGCGCGACCGGCGCTTCGACGCGACCCCGCTCGACTGGGCCCGGCACTTCGACCGGGCGGCCACCGTGGACCTGCTCGAACCCCTGACCGCCTGACCGCTCTACCCGTCCCCGGTCGCAGTTGCGCGGATCAGCGGTTCGGGTGGGACGACATCGTTGTCCTGTCGCGCATGGGGCATCGGCGGAATCGCGGCAACAAGGCGAGAGCACTCGCCGTCGAACAGGAGGAAGCACAGCGGAAGGGCCGGCGGGTGGGCGATGCACGCCGTTTTCCTCGCGGTCCGGGGGTCGACGGTGCGGTTCCGTTTCGCCCCGGACGGCACGTCGTGGCGGCGGGCACCCTTGGACGAACCTCTTCCCGGGTCTTCCGGGCAACGTCTACGGCACGTACACCGGTCCGAACGCGAACGCATTCAGTTAACCGGTTGATTGATGAGCAAGTCTCACCGGATGCCGATCAAGAGGACACCACCGTCGAATCAGGTAATGAATCGGTTAAGCACCATGGTCCGCATCGCCGTTGCTAGGATCACGGCCCGCTCGAACGAGGAGGCGCACGTGTCGTCAACGGTCCGGAACGCCCTGGTCGGGCTGGCCGCCCTGCTGGCCCCGGACGTGCCGGACGTCGCCGTCCGCGTCACCGAGGCCCACGACGACCCGGACGGCTACCTGCGCACCCACGCCGACCGGCTGGACGAGCGCGGCATCGACGACCCGATCCCGGAGCTGGCGTGGATCGCGCTGGTCGACGCGCTGACCGACCACGACCTGCTCGCCGAGGTCGACTGGAAGGAAGCGGCCGACGAGATCGTCGGCCGGCTGCGCGCGTTGCGCTCCAGCCCACCCCGGGCCGATGCGTGGGCGTGGTTCGACCGGGCCGACGGCGATGTGCCCGCCTACGACTTCCTCGACCGCGCGGGCGCCGAGCTGCGGGCGACCGGCACCGCGCTCGCGGTGCTCGACATCGAGTCGGACTGCTACCCGCTCGTCCTGCTCCCCGCCGGCCGCGTGGACGCGCTGGTCGACCTCGCCGGGGCGACGCCCTTCACCGCGAGCGTCCTCGGCGCGCCCGCGACCGGCTCCTGATCACCCGGTCGCCGCGTCCCGCACCCGGCAGCAGAGTTCCTGCGTGCGCAACGCGTCGGCGTAGTCGCACACCAGGAGGCGGGGGTCCTGCTCCCGCACGGCGGCCAGGAAGCGTTCGTCGGCGATCACCAGCGGGTCGCGGCCGATCGGGGTCTCGTGGGTGCCGTCGGCGTCCTCGCGCCGAAGGACCTTGTTCGTCAGCGTCACCTTCCGCCCCTCGCAGTGGAACTCCACCTCGGCGTCCACGGTGGCGTGCAGGACGCACGTCGCGGTGAACACCCCCAGCGGGCCCGAGTCGAACGCGAGCGTGGCGGCGCTGACGACGGCCACGTCCAGGTCCGGGTGGTCGGCGAGCGGCACGTGCCGCGCGGCGGCGTGGACGACTTCCGCCTCGCCGAGCAGGAACCGGGCCAGGTCGACCAGGTGGGTGGCCTGCTCCACGACCTGTCCCCCGCTCTCCGCCTCGACCCGCCACCACGGCACGGGCGGGACGAGGCCGTGCCAGGCGGCGCGCACCAGCACCGGCGGCGTCTCGGCGAGCATCCGGCGCAGCTCCCCGATCACCTCCACGCCACGCCAGTAGTAACCCGCGCCGGCCATCACCCCCCGTTCCCGCAGCGCGGCGGCGATGCGGCGCGGCACGTCCACGTCCACGCCGATCGGCTTCTCCGCGTAGAACGGGATGCCGCCCTCGATCAGCGCCAGCTCGATCCCGCCGTGAGCACCGGGCGGTACGCACACCCAAGCCGCGTCCACGTCCTCGTTCGCCACGAGCTCGGCCGTGTCCCGGTACGCCCGACCGCCCCACCGCGCGGCGGCTCCCTCCACGCCGGACCGGCCGACGTGACCCACGACCTCCGCGCCGAGCCCGGTCAACGCCGCCGCGTGCCGCCCGGCGATGTACCCGGTGCCGATCAACGCCACCTTCACCCCGTCACCTCCACCGCCTGCCAGACCTCGATCCGGCTCCGCCAGTCCTCGGTGTGCCCCGGAGCGACCGGAGGTGGGAACGCCGACGGCACGCCCGCGGCCATCAACGCGGCCCCGGTGGTGACGAGACCGTCGCCCGAACGCCGGTAGCGCCGCTCGGGAACCAGCCCGCGCAACCGGATCCGGCGCGGCCCCTCGCCCGGCACCCCGCGCACCTGGTAGACGAACACCACGACCTCCCGCCGGTCACGGGACACGTACTGCACCGCGCACGGCTCGTCGGCGGTCGGCGGCACGAGCCAGTGCTGGTCGCCGTCCTGGACGGTCGGCCGCACGCGCTTGTACTCCGCGATCAACGCCGACGCCCGCGCCCGCTCGTCCTCGCTCCAGGACAGGATGTCACCGGAGATCCCCAGCACGCCCTGCATGGCGACGTGGAAGCGGAACTCCAGCGGGCTGGTGCGGCCGGTGGTCGGCTCCGGCGCGTCGGCGACCCAGCCGACCATCGCCCGCGGCGCGTAGGCGCGGCTGAACCCGTGCTGGATGCGCAGCCGGTCCGACGGGTCGGTGTTGTCGCTGACCTGCGCCAGGTCGGCCAGGCCGAGGATGCCGAGGTCCGCGCGACCGCCGCCGCCCGCGCAGGTCTCGATCATCAGGTCGGGGAACTCGGCGCGCAGCCTCCCGATCACCTCGTAGACGCCCCGGACGTGCCGCACCCACACCTCACGTCGTCGTTCCCGGGGCGCCTGCGGCCAGCCGACCTCGGTGTAGGGGCGGTTGTGGTCCCACTTGACGAAGTCGATCCGGTGTTCGGCCAGCAGCGCGCGCAATCGCGTGAACACGCCTTCGCGCACGTCCTCGCGGGCGAAGTTGAGCACGAGCTGGTTGCGGGACAACGTGGTCTCGCGGTCCGGCAGGTGCAGGACCCAGTCGGGGTGTGCCCGGTGCAGGTCGCTGTCGGGGTTGACCATCTCGGGTTCCAGCCAGATCCCGAACCCCATCCCGAGCCGGTGCACCTCGTCGACGAGTTCGCCGAGGCCGCGGGGGAACTTGGCCGGGTCGACCACCCAGTCGCCGAGCCCGGCGTGGTCGTCGGTCCGCGCGGCGAACCACCCGTCGTCCACGACGAACAGCTCCACGCCCAGTTCGGCGGCACGCGCGGCGAGCTCGACCTGGTGACCCACCTCCACGTCGAACGAGGTGGCCAGCCAGGTGTTGTAGTGCACCGGCGGCGGCGTGTCGCGGTGCCGCGCGGGCAGCACGCGGTCGCGTTGGTAGCGGTGCAGCAGGCGGGCCGCGCCGTCCAGCCCGTCCTCGGCGTACCCGCAGACCAGGGGCGGCGTGCGGAAGTCCTCCCCCGGCTCCAGGTGCCAGGCGGAGTCGAACGGGTTGACGCCCGCCACCACGTGCAGTGCCTCGTTGCGCTCGGTCTCCAGCACGATGGACCAGTTGCCGCTCCACGCCAGCGCGCCGAACCAGACGGGTCCGTGCTCGCCCACCCGGCCGACGGCGAACCAGGGGTTGGCCTCGTGGCTGGTGAACCCGCGCCTGCTGTCCAGCACCACCTTGCCGGGCGGCAGGTCGCGCCGGGTCAGCCGGTACTCGTCGCCCCACCGGCCGTGCAGGGTCCACGACTCGTACCGCGCCGGTGGCAGGCCGAGCACGGCGCTGGCGACGCGCTCCACCCGCAACGGCAGGACGCCCCGGTTCTCCACCTGGACGTCACGCACCACGATGCCGTGCCCGACCGACACCGCGAACCGGTGCTCGACCACGAGACCGGAAGCGGCGTCCTCGAACACGAGCCGCAGCACGTCGTCCTCGACGTGGTCTTCGCGCAACGACAACCGGGTGATCGACGAGCCGTCCTCGCGGACCACCACCAGCCCCGGTTCCTTGAACGACCGGTCGCCGTGCACCGAGTGCGCGAGCGGCACGCCGTCGAGGAAGTGCGCCTGCGAGGGCCGGTTCCACGGCGTGTGCGGCAGGTACGAGTCGCCGCCGAGCGGGCCGCCGTCGCCGCCCCAGTGGTCGAGCACCACCGCGCCACCGTCCGCCGCGGACAGCAGCATCGCGTGACCCGCGGACCGCAGCAGCCACGCCGGTCGTCCGGCACACGTGGTCCGGGTGATGACCGGGCCGTCCAACGACATCGCCCTCCTCCGGGGTGCTACCTCGCGAGCGGTTCGGGTGCGAGGCGGGCGTCGACCGCCTCGGCCGAGAACACCTGGTCGATCACCATGTGCCGGGCGCCGTGGACGCCCGCCCGGTCGCCGAGCCGGCTCTCCACCACGGCCAGGCTGCTGGTCAACGCCGACACGGTCCGCTCGTACAGCCGCTCGCGCACCCCGACGAGCAGGTGCTCGCGGGTGAGCGCGAGGTCGCCGCCGATCACCACGACGGTGGGGTTGAGCAGCGCCACCGCGGTCGCCAGCACCTCGCCGAGCAGCCGGCCCGCGTCCCGGACCAGCGCGATCGCGTCGGCGTTGCCCCCGGCGACCAGCCGCACGACGTCGCGGCTGGTCCGAGCCTCGATCCCGCGTTCGGTGAGCCGGCGGGCCAGCGCCGCGCCGCTCGCGTGCGCGGCCAGGCAGCCGGTGGCGCCGCACCGGCACCGCGCGCCGTCGACCGGTCGGGCGATGCGGATGTGGCCGATGTCCCCGCCCTGGCCGGTGGCACCGCGTTCGGGCCGGCCACCGAGGATGACGCCCGCGCCGATGCCGGTGCCGACCTTCACGAACAGCAGGTTGTCCACGCCGGGGTACCGCTCGCGCACCTCGCCGAGGCCGAGCAGGTTGGCGTCGTTGTCCACGAACGCCGGGCACCCCAGCGCGTCCGACAGCGTCTCGGCGACCGCGGTGCCGTGCCAGCCTGGCATGACCGGGGGCTGCACGGGTCGCCCGGTGCGGAAGTCGACCGGCGCGGGCAGCCCCACGCCCACCCCGGCGAGCCGGGTCCGGTCCCGGCCGGCGGCCTTGAGCAGTTCCCGGAACCGCCGCAGCACGAGTTTGAGCACCACGTCGGGGTCCTGGTCGATGGGCAGGTCCTCGGTGCGCTCGCCGAGCATCCGCCCGCCGGCGTCGGTCAGCGCGAACCGGGCGTGCGTGGCGCCGAGGTCGGCGGCGAGCACCAGCTTGTCGGTCTCCTCGAACGACAGCACCTCGGCCGGTCGCCCGGCCGTGCCGCGCCGCTGCTCGACCGCGCGGACGTACCCGGCGGAGATGAGCCGGCTGAGCCGCAGGGCCACGGTCGAGCGGGACAGCCCGGTGAGTTCCTGCAGGTCCCGCCGGGTCTTCACGCGGCCGGACCGCACCAGCGCGAGGATCTCGCCCGGTGACGCCGTGAACCCGTTGCGCGCCACCGAGGTTTCCCTTCTCGCCACCGGCGTCGGACCCGCTGCCACCACCGCGCTCAGCCCTTCTCCGCGCCGCTGGTCAGCCCTTGGGAGAGTAGTCGTTCGGTCAGGAAGAACAGCAGCACCACGGGCAGGGTGATCACGACCGAGCCGGCCATGAGCACGGTCGTGGGCACCTCGATGCTGCCGGACAGCTGGGCGAGCCCGAGCGAGACGGTCCAGCGGTCGCGGCGTTCGACCAGGAAGAGCAGGGCGAACAGGAACTCGTTCCAGGCGATCATGAACACGAAGGTGCCGGTCGCGACGACGGAGGGCAGGGCGAGCGGGAGGCTGATCCGCCGGATGACGCCGACCCGGCCCAACCCGTCCACCAGACCGGCTTCCTCGACGCTCGCCGGGATCGTCGCGAAGTAGTTCTTCAGCATGTAGATCGCCACCGGCACGGTCTGCGCGATGTAGACCAGCACCAGCCCGACCAGCGAGCCGCGCAGCTGCATCTGGGTGAGCAGGACGAACAGCGGGATGGCGAGCACGATGGCCGGGAACAGGTACACGACCAGGAACAGCGAGCTGACGTGCCGCCTGCCGAAGAAGTCCAGCCTGCTCACCGCGTACGCGCCGGGAACGGCGATCAGCAACGCCACCACCACGGACGCGGTCGCCACGACGGCGCTGTTGCCCACCAGGCCCAGGAATCCCTGGCCGCCCTCGGCGACCGGCCGCAGCACGTCGACGTACGTGTCCAGGGTGAGCCGGCTGAGGTCCACGGCCAACGAGCCCGGCCGCCGCAACAGGTCTTCGATCGGCCGCAGCGACAGCACCAGCATGGCGTAGAACGGCAGCAGCGTGGCGATCAGGAAGCCGACGATCACCACCGGCCTGAGCACCGCGAACACCGCGCGTTCCACCCGGTCCCGGCTCACGACCTCACCCCCTCGCGCCGCCGCAGCAACCACAGGTAGGCGCCCAGCAGCACGACCAGCACCGCGGCGAGCAGCACGGACTGGGCGGCCGCCGCGCCGACGTTGCGCTGCACGGTCAGCAGCTCGTACACCCGCACGCTCACCACCTCCGTGCCCGCCGCGCCGCCGGTGAGCAGGAAGACGTCGTCGAACTCGTTGAACGTCCAGATCGTGCGCAGCACCACGAGCACCGCGATCACCGGCATGAGCTGCGGCAGCACGATGTGCCGGAACCGCTGCGCGGGCGTCGCGCCGTCCACGGTCGCGGCCTCCTCCACGTCGCCCGGCAGGGCCGACAGGCGGGCGAGCAGGAACAGGAAGGCGAACGGGAAGTACCGCCAGCCCTCGAACGCGATCACGGTCAGCAGCGCGGTGGGCACCGGGACGTCGAGGCCGAACAGCGTGACCTCGCCGCGTGCCTGGGACAGGAACGCGATGGGGTCGTCCCACCCGAACAGCCGTCTCCCCCAGTCGTTGACGATGCCGAACTCCGGGTTGAGCAGCACCCGCCACACGAACGTGACCGCGACCACCGGCGCCACGTACGGGATGAGCATCGCGGCGCGCACGAACGACCGGCCCGGGAACGGCCGCCGCAGGGCGAGCGCGGCGACCAGGCCGAGCGCGATGGCGAGGACCGTCGACCCGGCCGTGTACGCGACCGTCGTGCGCAGGCTCCGCCACAGCACGTCGGAGCCGAGCACGCGGGCGAAGTTGTCCGACGTCAGCTCGTCGAACAGACCCGCGCGGCCGACGTCGATCAGCCGCACGCGCTGGAACGCGATGAGCACCGACCACGCCAGCGGAACCAGCACGACCGCGAGCACGATCACCAGCGTCGGGGTGAGCAGCAGCAACCCGGTGCGGGCGTCGTGCTGCCTCAGCGTTCGCGCCACCTACTCACCGAGTTCCCGCGCGATGGTGGCGGCCTGCTCGCTCGCCCCGCGCGCCGCGGCCTCGGGATCACCGCCGCCGTTGACCGCCTCGGCCAGCGCCTTGGGCACGACGAGCTGCCCGGCGACCGCGCCCGCGAGCTCCCCCTTGCCCTGGGCGAAGCCCCACCGGCTGAAGCTGCGCGGGCTGTCCTGCACGACCTTCAGAGTCTCGGCGTCGTAGAACTCCGACAGCGGTGCCTTGGTGTCCACGCCGACGTCGAGCGCGCGCCACGCGTCGGCGTACTCCTGCGGGTTGTCCTTGGTGCCGGAGCGCACCGGAACCTTGCCCTCCGGCGCGATGGCGAGCCAGTCCCGGTACCCGTCGGTCATCAGGTACTCGACCAGCTTCTTCGCGTCGTCCGTGGCGGAGTCCTTGAGCACGGCGAACGACGCCGTCTCGCCGAACGTGGTCGGTTCGCCGCCGTCGGGCCCGCTCAGCGCGGCGACGACGCCGGTGTTCTTCGCCAGGAACGCCGGGTCGCCCTGGCACTGCGGGCACGTCGGCAGCGCGTCGGCGCGCAGGCCGGCCAGCTCGTCGAGCAGGTAGGACGACCAGACCACCATCGCCGACCGGCCCGCGAAGTAGGTGGCCCGGGTGGTGTCGACGTCCTGGTTGCCCGCCGGGGAGTGCCGGGCGACGAGGTCGGTGTAGAACCGGAACGCGCCGACGCACTCCGGGCTGTGCAACGCCACCTGCCCGTCGTCGCCGACGAGGCGGCAGCCGTTGGCCAGCGCCAGGTGCTCGAACGTCTGGTGGGTGAACACGTCGGCGGGGGTGGTGCTCGCGGCGATGCCGGCCACGTCGCCCCCGTCGAGCCGTTCCGCGGCCTGCCGGATCGCGTCGTACGTGGTCGGGGGCCGCAACCCGGCCTGCGCGAACAGGTCCTTGCGGTAGAACAGGAGCTGGGCCCAGCCGTCGCTGGGTACGACGAGCTGCGCTCCACCCTCGCGGGTCAGCTCCAGCGACTGGGGCGCGAACGTGTCCACGCCGAGGGCGTCCACGACCTGCCGGGCCGCGTCGGTGTCGAGCAGGTCGTCGGTGCGCAACTGGCTCATGATCGGCAACGAGATGGACCCGATCACGTCGGGCAGCTCGCCGGACGCGGCGGCCGACGTGAGCACGGTCGTGAGCTGGTTCTCGGCGACCGCGACGAGCTCCGTCCCGATGCCGGTCCGCTCGGTGAACGCGGCCAGCAGGCGCTCCTGGGCACGCACGCGGTCGGCTGTGTCCTCGATGGTCCAGAAGACGAGCGGCCCGTCCGCGCCACCACCGGGATCACCGCCGCCACAGGCCGACAGGGCGAGCGCGACCGGCACGGCGGCGGCGAGCGAACGCAGTCCTCGTCGGGTCATGGTTGCTCCCTTCCGGTGGTCCGCGCGGTGCGCGCGGGCCGGGGCCGGGTGTTCGGTGGCGTCACTGAACACCCCCGTTTTGTCCCGTGACAACCGCCAATCCGGACGTCACTTCGGGCCCGCATCGGCCCGTGGCAAGGAGTTCGCCGGTGGGAGCACCGCGAGATCGGGATGCCGCATTGTCGTTTTGACCGATCACGGGATTAATGTCGACCATGCCGCAGTGGAAGATCGCCTGTCGGGAGCAGTTGCTCCCGGGCGCCTCGATCGAGCAGAAGTGGGAGTTCGCGCAGTCGGCCGGGTTCGACGGCATCGAACTGCGTGCCGGCGGCGGCGAGGCGTTCGAGGCGAGGCTCGGCGTGCTCGAGCGCGCGGCCGGACGCGGTGTCGTGCTGCCCTCCGTGTGCCTGGACGCGGTGCCGCTGGTGGGCGATCCCGAGCCGGGTGTGCGGCAGGTGGCGGCGGTCGCGGCGCTGGGCGCGAGAACCGTCGTGGTGCCGATGTCCGACCCGCGCCGGGTGCCGCGGCAACGATCGTCCACACCGGACCGCGGCACGACCGTCGACGGCCTGCGCCACCTGGCCGGGCGGGCCGCGCGGGAAGGCGTGGCGCTGTGCGTGCAGCCGGTCAACCGGTACGAGGGCCGGCCCGTGAACACGCTCGACCAAGCGGCGCGACTGTGCCGCGCGGTCGGGTCGCCGTCCGCGCGGGTGGCCGCGGCGACGTTCCACATGAACATCGAGGAGGCCGATCCCGCCGGCGCGCTGCGGGCCGCCGGGCCGTGGCTGGGTCACGTCGAGCTGGCCGACTCCACCGGGTTCGAACCCGGCGCGGGCCACCTCGACTGGCCGGCGGTGTTCGCGGCGCTCGCGACCGTCGGGTACGACGGGTGGGCGAGCGTCGCCTGCCGGCTGTCCGGGCCGGCCGGGTCGTGCCTGCCGGCGGCGGTCGGCGTGCTGCGGCGGGCCGGGTGACGCCGGTGCGCTCCGACACCGGGCCGGACCTCGCCGACCTGCGGCGCCGGGCCGCCGCGACGCTGCGGCGGAACTGGCGCGGGAAGGCCACCGTGCCCACGGCCGCGCTCTACCCGCACCAGTGGAGCTGGGACTCGGCGTTCATCGCCATCGGCCAGGCGCACCTGCACCCGCGGCGGGCGTTCGCGGAGCTGACCGCGTTGCTCGACGCGCAGTGGGGCGACGGTCGCGTGCCGCAGATCGTCTTCAACCCGGCCGTGCCCGAGGACGCCTACTTCCCCGGTCCGGCGTTCTGGCGGCCGCTGCCGCGCCGCGGCGGGCCACCACCGGGGGTGTCGACCACCGGCCTCGTCCAGCCCCCGGTGCACGCCGCCGCCGTGCTGACCATCGCCGAACGCCACCCCGGTGAGGCGACCGACGCGGCCGTCCGCCGCCTGTACCCCGAGCTGGCCCGCTTCCACGACTACCTGTTCGACCGGCGACGGGTCGCGTCCGGGCTGGTCGGCATCGTGCACCCGTGGGAGTCGGGCCTGGACAACAGCCCGGCGTGGGACGGACCGCTCGACGCGGTCGACCCCGGCCCGGCCCACGGCATCACGGGACTGCGGCGGGACCTGCGCCACGCCGACGCCGGTCACCGGCCCACCGACGCCGATTACGCGCGGTACATGGCCGTCGTCGCCGCCTACCGCGACCGGGGCTACGCCGACGACGACCTGCCGAGCCTGCCGTTCTGCGTCGTGGACCCGCTGTTCTGCGCCGTGCTGGCCTGGTCGGAGCAGGCGCTGGCGGCGCTCGCCCGCCGCGTCGGCGCGGACCCCGGGCGGCACGTCGAGCGGGCGCGCGAGTTGACCCACCAGGTGCACACCCGCCTGTTCGACCCGGCGCTGGGTTGTTACGTGGCGCTGGACGTGCGCACCGGCCGGGCCGTCGCCAAGCGCACGGTCGCGGGTCTCGCGCCGCTGCTGCTGCCCGGCGGGCACCGGCCGGTGCTGCTGGACACCCTCGCCGGGCCGTCGTTCGCGGCTCCCGGTGTGCGGGGCGTGCCCAGCTACGACCTGACCGCGGCCGACGCCGACCTGCGCCGGTACTGGCGCGGGCCGACGTGGGTGAACACCACCTGGCTGCTGTGGCGGGCGTTGCTGGCGCACGGCGAGACCGAGCACGCCGAACGGCTCGCCGCCGACGTGGTGTGCCTGGTCGCGGACGCCGGGTTCCGGGAGTACTTCCACCCGGTGACCGGTGAAGGGCTCGGCTCCGACCACTTCAGCTGGACGGCGGCGCTGCTGCTCGACGTCCTCGCGCGGGAACCGGAGGACCAGCGATGGCAGCGGTAGTGCGGCTGGACGCGCCGGGGTGCGTCACGATCACCGAGGAGCCCGACCCGCCGCTGCACGCGACCGGTGTGCGGCTGCGCACCCTGTTCTCCGGCATCTCGGCGGGCACCGAGCTGACCCAGTACCGCGGCACCAACGCGCACGTCGTCAAGACCTGGGACCCCGGCACGCGCCTGTTCACCGCCGGCCGGCCGGAGTTCGCCTACCCGGCGGTGGTCGGGTACGAGGAGGTCGGTGAGGTGGTCGAGGTCGGCGACGACGTCACCGCGGTGCGCCCCGGCCAGGTCGTGTGGGGTGTGTGGGGCCACCGCGCGACGACCGTGGTCGAGCAGGACTACGCGGCGGCGCGGGTGCTCGACCCGGCGGCGGACCCCGTGCTCGGCATCTTCAGCCACATCGGCGCGGTCGCGCTCAACGTCGTGCTGGACGCCGACCTGCACGTCGGCGAGACCGCCGTGGTGTTCGGCCTGGGTGTGCTCGGGCAGATCGTCGCCCAGCTCGCGCGGCGCAACGGCGCGCGGGTCGTCGCCGTCGACGCCCTCGCGGACCGCCTGGAGCTGGCCGGGCGGCTCGGCGCGGACGTGGCGCTGCACGCCGGTGAGGGCGGCGTCGCCGAGCGGGTCCGGCGGTTGACCGGCGGCCGGGGCGCCGATGTCGCCCTGGAGGTCAGCGGCAATCCCAAGGCGCTGCACGAGGCCGTGCGCACCGTCGCCTACAACGCGCGTGTCGTCACGGGCGGCTTCTACCAGGGCGAGGCGCGCGGGCTGTTCCTCGGCGAGGAGTTCCACCACAACCGGGTCGACCTGGTGTGCTCGCAGATCTCGGGTGTCGCGCCGCGGCACGCGCACCGCTGGGACCGCGCGCGGCTCAACGCCACCGTCATCGACCTCGCCGTGGCCGGGCACCTCCGGCTCCGGCCGCTGGTCTCGCACGTCGTGCCGTTCACCGACGCCGCCTGGGCCTACGAGCTGCTCGACACCCGCCCGGACCAGGCGTTGCAGGTCGTGCTCGGGTTCAGCGGCACGGATGGGCACGACCACCGGCACGGCGACGAGTAGCGGTCGCGGCCCCTCGCGGGTGTCGGCGGCGGGGACATCGGCGGTTCCGCCGGTCCCCCGGCCCCGTCGCCGGCCGCGGGCCGGTGTGGTGCGCCGGATCCCGGACCACGTCGCACCACCCTGCCGGCCGGCGTCAAGCCGCCCATCGGCCCGAACTGCGGCCTGCTGTGCCGCCCACCGTGGCGAGCGGCACAGCAGGCTGTGGTGCGAACGGACCACAGTGCGCCGGCCCGTTCGCGGCTACGGTGCCGGCCATGCTGTCGTTCACGCACGTCAACCGCACGCTGGTCGCCGCATCCGTGGGCGCGCTCGCGCTCCTGCTGTCCGCCTGCGGTGACGCGACCACGGGCACCGCGGCGCCCGCCGCCACCACCGAGGCGACGTCCGAGGCGCCGGCGGAGACCACCTCCAGCGCCGCGCCGAAGAGCTCGACCAAGTCCACCGCGAAGGACGCACCGGTAGGCGACGTCACCGCGCCCGGCGCGAAGCTCAAGGTCGGTGAACGCGCGGTGGTGCCGTTCAAGTACGGCACCGACAAGAACGGCACGATCGCCATCACCGTCACCGCGATCGAGCAGGGCAGCAACGCCGACCTGGCCGCCTTCGGCGAGAAGGCCAAGGGCATCACGCCGTTCTACATCCGGGTGACCGTGGAGAACGTCGGCGGCACCGACCTGTCGTACAGCTCGGTGAGCCTGCGCGCGGTCGGCCCCGACGGCAAGGGCACCGGCGTGATCATCAGCGGCGACACCGCGCAGTGCGAGTCGGAGTCGGCGAAGAAGGACTTCACCACGGCGGGCGCGAAGTACGAGACGTGCGTGCTCCAGGGCGCCCGCGAAGGCGCGAAGGTCGCGGGCGCGACCTTCGACAAGGCCGACGGATACGAGAAGTC is a window from the Saccharothrix saharensis genome containing:
- a CDS encoding ankyrin repeat domain-containing protein, whose translation is MTPTRSGEWPATFPVRSTGSARSRSARRSSSSRASTGSPSWPRLGRYLETAAEHSSDTRVGTVPSADPADEFSRLACLTYSREDGPERWARARRLLAERPELTSSDIWAAAAAARPEDVGRLLDGQPGLAAERGGPFRWRPLFYLAYSRFDPAVPVERVLAVARRLLDAGADPNDGYLFDGLPSPFTVLTGVFGHGELGSRRQPPHPRWRALGRLLLEAGADPNDAQALYNRMFEPDDSHLELLFDHGLGTGDGGPWRTRIAELDSPARLLRVQLRWAVEHHQAARVRLLVEHGVDFHSPFEGDGPAWSPGDGRTPVELAQLGGDREIADHLLARGATPPGPDPVRELIAAAFRADRSAVDRLRSDHPDVVARARRGRPGLVVWAAARAGGEAVALLVELGFDVNAYGRGDAPVEEAWETALHHSAMAGDVELTRRLLDLGADPDLRDRRFDATPLDWARHFDRAATVDLLEPLTA
- a CDS encoding DUF6630 family protein, translated to MSSTVRNALVGLAALLAPDVPDVAVRVTEAHDDPDGYLRTHADRLDERGIDDPIPELAWIALVDALTDHDLLAEVDWKEAADEIVGRLRALRSSPPRADAWAWFDRADGDVPAYDFLDRAGAELRATGTALAVLDIESDCYPLVLLPAGRVDALVDLAGATPFTASVLGAPATGS
- a CDS encoding Gfo/Idh/MocA family protein, which encodes MKVALIGTGYIAGRHAAALTGLGAEVVGHVGRSGVEGAAARWGGRAYRDTAELVANEDVDAAWVCVPPGAHGGIELALIEGGIPFYAEKPIGVDVDVPRRIAAALRERGVMAGAGYYWRGVEVIGELRRMLAETPPVLVRAAWHGLVPPVPWWRVEAESGGQVVEQATHLVDLARFLLGEAEVVHAAARHVPLADHPDLDVAVVSAATLAFDSGPLGVFTATCVLHATVDAEVEFHCEGRKVTLTNKVLRREDADGTHETPIGRDPLVIADERFLAAVREQDPRLLVCDYADALRTQELCCRVRDAATG
- a CDS encoding alpha-galactosidase; this encodes MSLDGPVITRTTCAGRPAWLLRSAGHAMLLSAADGGAVVLDHWGGDGGPLGGDSYLPHTPWNRPSQAHFLDGVPLAHSVHGDRSFKEPGLVVVREDGSSITRLSLREDHVEDDVLRLVFEDAASGLVVEHRFAVSVGHGIVVRDVQVENRGVLPLRVERVASAVLGLPPARYESWTLHGRWGDEYRLTRRDLPPGKVVLDSRRGFTSHEANPWFAVGRVGEHGPVWFGALAWSGNWSIVLETERNEALHVVAGVNPFDSAWHLEPGEDFRTPPLVCGYAEDGLDGAARLLHRYQRDRVLPARHRDTPPPVHYNTWLATSFDVEVGHQVELAARAAELGVELFVVDDGWFAARTDDHAGLGDWVVDPAKFPRGLGELVDEVHRLGMGFGIWLEPEMVNPDSDLHRAHPDWVLHLPDRETTLSRNQLVLNFAREDVREGVFTRLRALLAEHRIDFVKWDHNRPYTEVGWPQAPRERRREVWVRHVRGVYEVIGRLRAEFPDLMIETCAGGGGRADLGILGLADLAQVSDNTDPSDRLRIQHGFSRAYAPRAMVGWVADAPEPTTGRTSPLEFRFHVAMQGVLGISGDILSWSEDERARASALIAEYKRVRPTVQDGDQHWLVPPTADEPCAVQYVSRDRREVVVFVYQVRGVPGEGPRRIRLRGLVPERRYRRSGDGLVTTGAALMAAGVPSAFPPPVAPGHTEDWRSRIEVWQAVEVTG